A DNA window from Bombus huntii isolate Logan2020A chromosome 10, iyBomHunt1.1, whole genome shotgun sequence contains the following coding sequences:
- the LOC126870213 gene encoding transcription factor SPT20 homolog, translating to MSLVTLVFLLATVSITLTNSQETGIPDKGLDVTQAPIKLDKNLRRALLKALTDLEAESAEQSKEESENIAQRDTSAFEVVAKKNLNDDLDVQKSKFSFKSFPSDDDIPSEDKLQNSSFIDAFHYVTLKTPMMNIEKATQEDARSFHVQNVILPVKNSATFGIKTEPKVQQKEKTTQATFSVNKVESLTLKPATEISESLAGSASNGIATANALVAPKPTEITPTVSTRKNVTVIESNDSKDKTEEVKIFQAPLVAAFTVQQDEQGVPKSVVPIFRSPNDGQALTLQEQLEFKQQLLEKQLAELQQQQIQQTQFLVRQQQLYEQQLRQKQQHQFYLQEQARIKQLEEQARIKQLEEQTRIKQLEEQTKLKRLEEQARFKQLEEQRFKFEEQRLNRFQPQRPIPQKQSFFEQSNNILNFQPPVESNVHLQPSLALEVPNIDASPAFQPTFQPDQRLQPFRQQPQAHHQLQQQQPPQLPQPQQLQQLQQLPQPQQLQQLPQPQQLQPPQHHQRLQQSFGSFSNDFQPSLAPASRFNRQEAFNSIGNFGFNVDNKANTANVRFNPPHRTPGNFFSFTQFKSQAHPPTPARQIQQLLYQSGIAGDPNNAQGIGSPEDLNIVSKVLALNVGAVPNKN from the exons ATGAGCTTG GTAACGCTAGTGTTTCTATTGGCGACAGTGTCGATCACCCTGACGAACTCTCAAGAGACAGGGATTCCTGACAAGGGTTTGGATGTGACCCAAGCACCAATAAAACTGGACAAAAACCTTCGCCGAGCTCTCTTGAAAGCCCTGACCGACTTAGAGGCGGAATCTGCTGAGCAGAGCAAAGAGGAATCGGAAAACATCGCTCAAAGAGACACGAGCGCCTTTGAGGTTGTAGCAAAGAAGAATCTGAACGATGATCTCGACGTGCAGAAAAGTAAGTTCTCGTTCAAGAGTTTCCCAAGCGACGACGATATACCGAGCGAAGATAAACTACAGAATTCCAGTTTCATCGACGCCTTTCATTACGTAACTTTGAAGACGCCAATGATGAACATCGAGAAAGCTACGCAAGAAGACGCTAGGAGCTTTCATGTGCAGAACGTGATACTACCGGTGAAAAATTCAGCGACCTTCGGAATCAAAACCGAACCCAAGGTGCAACAGAAGGAGAAAACGACGCAAGCCACGTTTTCAGTGAATAAAGTGGAGAGTTTAACTTTGAAACCAGCAACTGAGATCTCTGAGAGTTTAGCAGGAAGTGCTTCCAATGGAATTGCCACTGCCAATGCCTTGGTTGCTCCAAAACCAACTGAAATCACTCCTACAGTATCAACAAGAAAGAACGTAACAGTGATCGAGTCTAACGACTCTAAAGACAAAACAGAGGAAGTTAAAATTTTCCAGGCACCCTTGGTAGCAGCGTTTACCGTGCAACAGGATGAACAAGGTGTACCCAAAAGCGTGGTTCCAATATTTAGATCGCCCAACGATGGACAAGCTCTGACTCTCCAAGAGCAGTTGGAATTTAAACAGCAGCTTCTGGAGAAACAATTGGCGGAACTTCAGCAGCAACAGATCCAGCAGACACAGTTTTTAGTGAGGCAACAACAATTATATGAGCAACAACTGAGACAGAAGCAACAGCACCAGTTTTATCTGCAGGAACAAGCTAGAATTAAGCAACTAGAGGAACAAGCTAGGATTAAACAATTAGAAGAACAGACTAGAATCAAACAGTTGGAGGAGCAAACTAAATTGAAACGACTGGAAGAACAGGCTAGATTCAAACAGTTAGAGGAGCAACGTTTTAAGTTTGAGGAGCAGAGACTGAATAGATTCCAGCCTCAGCGTCCTATACCTCAAAAGCAGTCTTTCTTTGAACAGAGCAATAACATCTTAAACTTTCAGCCTCCTGTTGAATCGAACGTTCACCTGCAGCCTAGTTTGGCTCTGGAAGTACCAAACATTGACGCGTCTCCAGCTTTCCAGCCAACTTTCCAACCAGACCAACGTCTGCAACCATTCAGACAACAGCCACAGGCACACCATCAGCTTCAACAACAGCAACCGCCGCAGTTACCTCAACCACAGCAATTGCAACAATTGCAACAACTTCCACAACCTCAACAGTTGCAACAACTTCCGCAACCTCAACAGTTGCAACCACCCCAGCATCACCAGAGACTGCAACAAAGCTTCGGCTCTTTCTCGAACGATTTCCAGCCTTCGTTAGCACCTGCGTCGAGGTTTAATAGACAGGAAGCCTTTAATTCTATTGGAAATTTCGGATTCAACGTGGACAATAAAGCGAATACCGCAAATGTTCGCTTTAATCCTCCACACAGGACTCCAGggaacttcttttctttcacgCAGTTCAAGTCTCAGGCGCACCCTCCCACGCCGGCCAGGCAGATTCAACAGCTTCTTTATCAGTCTGGAATCGCCGGAGATCCGAACAACGCGCAAGGGATTGGAAGTCCTGAAGATTTAAACATCGTTTCCAAAGTTCTGGCACTGAACGTGGGCGCCGTGCCGAATAAGAATTAG
- the LOC126870217 gene encoding F-box only protein 9 yields the protein MSHSSESSESDDGGDDQEGSSFSETNIEDALTSFREQWQRELEISPKRDRPRTQSTKTVKVDVSNSNDEESIESKARNLFLKGIEYEERRKFYEAIQFYKRAVLLVPDIELRLYESTKVKSNDDNHEGYDNDINNIGENAENYNEEDEEESDLFVKLCKIVNQNKCVCFPKFEQTTTHISALPMEIVLYILRWVVSSELDLRSLEMFSRVCRGFYISARDTEIWRLACVRVWGVNCGTYAPKYQSWRDMYLQRPRLRYNGCYISKTSYIRDGENSFQDRFYRPWHLVEYFRYLRFFPEGRVLMLTSTDEAQSCVNFLKYRTPRNPSVLIGHYILRDNCVILMLKKQEIKGVSTYRKKKKETMHDSGEQTFHIEFEIQDHHRRLNSQLKWLSYTIFTKYRNGHEAKMCLKEPSVREWRVSAIGGRYPSLKFSRVKSYTQESEAPLQ from the exons atg AGCCACTCTAGTGAATCTAGCGAGTCAGATGACGGTGGAGACGATCAGGAAGGGTCTTCTTTCTCGGAAACGAACATCGAGGATGCTCTGACTTCTTTCAGAGAGCAATGGCAACGTGAATTAGAGATATCGCCCAAAAGAGATCGACCAAGAACGCAGTCTACAAAGACAGTTAAAGTTGATGTCTCTAATTCTAACGATGAAGAGTCTATTGAAAGCAAG GCAAGAAATTTGTTCCTGAAAGGAATTGAATATGAGGAAAGAAGGAAGTTCTATGAAGCAATTCAATTTTACAAACGAGCTGTGTTATTAGTTCCTGATATTGAGTTACGTTTATACGAATCAACTAAAGTAAAATCAAACGATGATAATCATGAAGGATATGACAATGATATAAACAACATTGGTGAAAATGCTGAAAATTATAacgaagaagatgaagaagaaagcgatttatttgttaaattatgCAAAATTGTAAATCAAAATAAATGCGTTTGTTTCCCTAAATTTGAACAAACT ACAACACATATTTCTGCCTTGCCTATGGAGATAGTGCTTTACATCCTAAGATGGGTTGTATCTTCAGAACTTGACTTGAGATCTCTTGAAATGTTCTCCAGAGTATGTCGTGGATTTTATATATCTGCAAGAGATACCGAAATCTGGAGACTTGCCTGTGTTAG AGTATGGGGTGTAAATTGTGGAACCTATGCTCCAAAATATCAATCATGGAGAGATATGTATTTACAACGGCCTAGACTAAGATATAATGGATGTTATATTAGCAAAACCAGTTACATTCGTGATGGTGAAAATAGTTTCCAAGATCGATTTTATAGACCTTGGCATCTGGTGGAATACTTCAGGTACCTGAG ATTTTTTCCCGAAGGAAGAGTTTTGATGCTAACTTCAACTGATGAAGCCCAAAGTTgtgtaaattttttaaaatatcgcACTCCACGGAATCCATCGGTTCTTATTGGTCATTATATATTACGCGATAATTGTGTTATTCTAATGCTCAAGAAACAGGAAATAAAAGGAGTTAGTACatatagaaagaagaagaaagaaactaTGCATGATAGTGGGGAACAAACATTTCATATT GAATTTGAAATTCAGGATCATCATAGACGGTTAAATTCGCAATTGAAATGGCTGAGTTAcactatatttacaaaatatcgaAATGGACATGAAGCGAAAATGTGTTTAAAGGAGCCATCTGTAAGAGAATGGAGAGTATCGGCTATTGGCGGGCGATACCCGTCGCTTAAATTTAGCAGAGTTAAAAGTTATACTCAAGAAAGTGAAGCTCCTTTACAATAA
- the LOC126870223 gene encoding progestin and adipoQ receptor family member 4 isoform X2, with protein MHEEPSQEEKPKVRLLRRWSDMPQHLQFNPHIRTGYRPLMTVGQCLRSLFYIHNETVNIITHGFAILYMLLTIPQLLPWNTKGAIPMMAATIHCLPDIYWYFCMFIYCFFCIWGLLKAMNARSPWERRLCFAPLFLMRMLMMTLRYLGIGGGSPDALLHIVLQDLVAVVGAIIGALRIPEKWIPGKLDLMLNSHNLMHVLVVLAICSMHAATLQDLAWISDSSACNKTILDQLKHDEL; from the exons ATGCACGAGGAGCCATCGCAAGAAGAGAAACCGAAGGTTCGCCTTCTGCGACGATGGAGCGACATGCCTCAACACTTGCAATTCAATCCCCATATCCGCACTGGTTACAGACCGCTCATGACCGTCGGACAGTGTCTTCGCAGTCTCTTTTATATACACAATGAGACTGTTAATATCATAACACATG GATTTGCCATCCTATACATGTTATTGACCATTCCGCAACTTCTCCCATGGAATACCAAAG GGGCAATACCTATGATGGCTGCAACAATCCACTGTTTGCCTGATATTTATTGGTACTTCTGTATGTTCATCTACTGCTTCTTTTGCATTTGGGGTCTTCTTAAG GCGATGAACGCGCGATCTCCTTGGGAGAGAAGATTATGTTTCGCACCCCTTTTTCTCATGAGAATGCTGATGATGACTCTGCGATACTTAGGTATCGGCGGTGGTTCTCCAGACGCTTTACTTCACATTGTACTACAG GATCTTGTAGCGGTTGTGGGAGCAATAATAGGCGCCTTGCGTATTCCTGAGAAATGGATACCAGGCAAACTGGATCTAATGTTGAATTCTCATAATTTAATGCACGTGCTGGTTGTCCTGGCGATTTGTTCGATGCACGCTGCGACTCTGCAAGATCTTGCTTGGATCTCCGACTCGTCCGCGTGTAATAAAACGATCCTCGATCAGTTGAAACACGATGAACTGTGA
- the LOC126870223 gene encoding progestin and adipoQ receptor family member 4 isoform X1, with protein sequence MHEEPSQEEKPKVRLLRRWSDMPQHLQFNPHIRTGYRPLMTVGQCLRSLFYIHNETVNIITHGFAILYMLLTIPQLLPWNTKGILIAVLSWCHLIGATSPWIGSFIYHLFMNLNYDEIFYRTLLKLDMIGIWLCQSFGAIPMMAATIHCLPDIYWYFCMFIYCFFCIWGLLKAMNARSPWERRLCFAPLFLMRMLMMTLRYLGIGGGSPDALLHIVLQDLVAVVGAIIGALRIPEKWIPGKLDLMLNSHNLMHVLVVLAICSMHAATLQDLAWISDSSACNKTILDQLKHDEL encoded by the exons ATGCACGAGGAGCCATCGCAAGAAGAGAAACCGAAGGTTCGCCTTCTGCGACGATGGAGCGACATGCCTCAACACTTGCAATTCAATCCCCATATCCGCACTGGTTACAGACCGCTCATGACCGTCGGACAGTGTCTTCGCAGTCTCTTTTATATACACAATGAGACTGTTAATATCATAACACATG GATTTGCCATCCTATACATGTTATTGACCATTCCGCAACTTCTCCCATGGAATACCAAAGGTATCCTCATAGCAGTTTTATCTTGGTGTCATTTAATCGGTGCCACTAGTCCGTGGATCGGGTCTTTTATTTACCACCTCTTTATGAATTTGAACTACGACGAGATCTTCTACCGAACGCTATTAAAATTAGACATGATCGGTATATGGCTGTGTCAAAGCTTTG GGGCAATACCTATGATGGCTGCAACAATCCACTGTTTGCCTGATATTTATTGGTACTTCTGTATGTTCATCTACTGCTTCTTTTGCATTTGGGGTCTTCTTAAG GCGATGAACGCGCGATCTCCTTGGGAGAGAAGATTATGTTTCGCACCCCTTTTTCTCATGAGAATGCTGATGATGACTCTGCGATACTTAGGTATCGGCGGTGGTTCTCCAGACGCTTTACTTCACATTGTACTACAG GATCTTGTAGCGGTTGTGGGAGCAATAATAGGCGCCTTGCGTATTCCTGAGAAATGGATACCAGGCAAACTGGATCTAATGTTGAATTCTCATAATTTAATGCACGTGCTGGTTGTCCTGGCGATTTGTTCGATGCACGCTGCGACTCTGCAAGATCTTGCTTGGATCTCCGACTCGTCCGCGTGTAATAAAACGATCCTCGATCAGTTGAAACACGATGAACTGTGA
- the LOC126870235 gene encoding uncharacterized protein LOC126870235 gives MGAVLVQCLLYRFTTRSTSILNSVLKVQNNRDYLYRGRQHSYRELWTIATNLIPSAMMKCYTQRNSKLIAIDSTIGMPRSRRRHRTRSHSRARSHSAGSLSYEHKRRRIDYESPRSKGTYR, from the exons ATGGGTGCAGTTTTAGTACAGTGTCTATTATACCGTTTTACTACAAGAAGCACGTCTATTTTAAATAGCGTATTAAAGGTTCAAAACAATCGCGATTATCTTTATCGTGGACGACAG CATTCATACAGAGAATTATGGACGATCGCAACGAATTTGATCCCTTCTGCAATGATGAAATGTTACACCCAGAGGAACTCTAAACTCATCGCGATTGATTCAACAATAGGG ATGCCACGAAGCAGGAGGCGTCATCGTACTCGTAGCCATTCAAGAGCACGTTCACACTCTGCAGGGTCTCTCTCATATGAACACAAGAGACGTCGCATTGACTATGAAAGTCCACGAAGTAAAGGAACTTATAG GTGA